The Candidatus Lokiarchaeota archaeon genome contains the following window.
TCTGCACATTTCGTTGAAGACAGAGAGGGTTGTGAACGACTGCACGGTCATAATTATTATGTTGAAGTCGAGCTTTCGGGTCAACTCGAAGAACATGGTATGGTGGCAGATTTTAGGACCGTGAAACGAAGAATAGTGGAGATTTGTGGGGAGCTTGACCACAAAGTCTTGTTGCCTGGCAAATCGAAATCAATACATCTGACAAACAAAGAGGATTCAATTGAAATAAGTGTGGGCCAGAAACACTACTCTATTCCTGCTAGTGACTGTGTTGTTCTGCCGATTATGGCAACTACCGCAGAGCTTCTTGCTAAACTGATTCTTCAACGATCCGGGTTGTCAGATGAATTCGAAGAAGCAAAGATTTGTGTCGCTGAATCCCGATTCAGTTTTGGCTGCCACGAGACTTGATTTACAAAGACGAACGTGATAACATGGTTTTTGACACGCAAAATGAGAAACCCCGACACCGCATTCAGCTAAACAAGGTTGGCATAAAGAATCTCAAGACTTTCCTGATAACTGAACGTAGTGGTCTCCGCCATCATATCATACCAACAGTTGAAATGACAATTGATTTGCCAGCCGATCTAAAAGGCGTTCATATGTCACGTTTTGTCGAGTCTATGACCGAAGTACTGAGTGACGAATTCTCTGTGTATAAATCAGTTGAGGATCTGCAGATTCATATTCTTGAGGCATTGCAGGAGAAACATCATTTCAGCCGAGGAGAAGTCATTTTCGAATTCGAGTTTGGCTATTCTAGCAAGACACCAGTTTCGAAGAAACGAACCTGGGAGGTTTGTGATGTTACAGCAAAGACTGTTATGGAAGTAGACAAACCAGTATGGCACGATATTGCTGTGAAGGTAACTGGGAATACTGTGTGTCCCCATTGTATGGCAAACAATGATGGGCTAACACATATGCAACGAGCATGTGGGACTCTACGAGTCGCGGGAGTTACCGAGGAAATACCCACGTTCGGTTCGATGATAGATATAATCGAGAACTCCTTCTCAAGCAAAACATATTCGCTTCTCAAGCTGGAAGACGAAAAATACGTTACCAAGCAGATGCATGATAACCCACTCTTTGTCGAAGATGTCTGTCGGAATATCCTACAGGGTGCTAAGGAAGCCTATCAGGATGCGAATCTCGAAGTCTCTGCAGAGGCAAGATCCTTGGAAAGCATCCATAAACATGATGTCATTGCACGTGGCAAACTTGTGATAAACGGTGATGGCGAAGCTTAGTCATGCTTCATCATAAATCGAGCAGAATCTCTTTCTCGTTTTCATAATGGTCATCAAGGTAGCAGACCCTCTCTCCCCCCACTTTCTGGTGGAGCGGTCCAGGTAGAAGAGTTGTGAAGCCTCACTAGGCCGTCTGGAACCTTTTTTCTTCTGCAGCTGAGTGCCATGTTCTCCACGTATTACTCCTGTATCATCACGAGATTGTTTAGATTGCACGTACCCTTATTACAAGAAAAGACTATCTCCACTTGAAATCAACCCTAAGTTGTAACACATTAAGCAAATAGGGAAGGAGAAATGCGAAAAATGACCTCCACTCTACGACCATCATCAACCCTCCAGAAGAATGCGGAAATCCTGAATGTCCTGTATGGATTACTGGACAGCGACCGAGATCCTACAGATGCCGATGCTCAGACACTTCGGTACCTCTATGCCAGTTCGTAGTCTGCTGGCTTTACGCTCCTCATATAACGAGGAGGTCTAGTCGCTTTCTCTTTGCTCCTCCCGGCAGGCAGAGAGCGATTTCGTGGGGCAGGCCTTTGGTCTGTTCCCACACCCTCCGTGCTTTTCCAAAGAAAATTTGATTCTCTTTTTTCGAGATTCTGTTCACCTACTTTCAAGAACTTCTTGGAAAAACTTGGAACACGTGTAACAAACTCTGGCCGACCATCGAAGAAATTCGCTAGGCGTTAGAGTTATATCATGAAAAGCAACGATGCACCTGAATATTTCAAGGCGGGATACAAAGCTTCAGAATACCAAATCGATTACTACGCGTGAAGTTGAAAGGACACACACTAATAGTCCAATTCGTTTCTTCGTCGATATGACCATATTTATTCCTCTGTGGATACTATGCCGTATCTCGTGTGAATTATCAGGAGCGTGACAGAACTGAGTGATAACCAAGAAGATCGGAATTACCCAACAGATGAGCCTGTCCTAGTGACGTGTGGATTACCGTATGCAAGTGGAGAGATGCATATTGGCCACCTCCGCACATATGTACCTGCGGATGTTTTTGTCCGTCTCCTGAGAAAACTTGATGTAGATGTCACCTTTGTCTGTGGATCTGACACACACGGAACTCCAGTGGTTACAACTGCTGAGAAGGAAGGTGTTTCTCCAAAGGAGCTATACCAGAAGTATCACGAACATTACTTGGATACATTTCCCAAGCTTGGAATCGAGTTCGATAATTATGGGACCACTGATGACCCGGAGAATCATGAGCGGACCAAACAGATAGTACGTGCCCTTGAGAAGAAAGGATACATCTATCCCAAAGACTTGGACACACCATACTGTGACAAATGTGGTCGTTCGTTGCCAGATCGGTTTGTACGTGGAACCTGTCCCTACTGCGGTGCAGATGCGAGAGGTGACGAGTGTGATCAAGGTTGTGGACGATATCTCGAACCGGGAGAAATACTGAGCCCTCGATGCGCCATTTGTGGTTCTCCAACACGAACCGTAACGAGAAAGCATTTCTACTTCAAACTGACGGAATTCACTGATTTCCTGAAGAATTTCCTGGATGAAGTTGATGGTACGAAAAATGCAAGAAACTATGCCATGGGATGGGTAAAGGAAGGTCTCAAAGACTGGTGCATTACTCGTGACTTGGATTGGGGAGTTGAGTTTCCCGATGACCCAAGCTTGACACTTTACGTCTGGGTTGACGCCCCTATTCATTATATGTCTAGCACTGAGCAATGGGCAAAGAAGAAGGGCGAGCCAGATGCATGGAAAGACTTCTGGTCGCCAGATGGAGGACGCATTGTCCACTACATTGGTCAGGACATAGTTTATCACCACTGCATATTCTGGCCTGCAATGCTGAAGGGTAGCGACTACAACCTGCCCTCCGCAATCGTTGCTTCTGGAATGGTAAAGATAGAAGGCCATAATTTCAGCAGGAGCCGCGGCTATGTTGTCTGGATTATTGATGATTATCTTGAGCATGACTTGGACCCAGATTACCTGAGATACTACATGGTATCCCACAGTAGCCAAACCAAGGATCTTGATTTTGCTTGGGATGCATTTCAAGAGAAAGTGAACAGCGAGTTAGTAAACACCTTTGGTAACTTCATCTATCGGGCGCTCCATTTCAGCCATGATAACTTCGAGGAAATCCCAGAAGGTCATATTGAAGAATCGGTGAGCAATGCCATTGAAGCTACTGTTGAATCTGTGATAGATGCAACAAACAGGTATGAGCTTAAACAGGTAGTAGACGAAGTCCTGCGATTGGCTTCATTTGGAAACGAGTATTTCCAGAGCAACAAGCCTTGGGAATTAGTCCGTGAAGACAATAAGAAATGTGCCCGGGTGCTGTACAATGCCTGTTGTATTGTGAAAGCTCTTGCTGTTCTCATTGAGCCAATAATGCCATCTGTTGCGGAAAGCATATGGGAACAGCTTGGTTTAGAGGGAGAAGAGGTCCATGAGGTTGATCTTTGGGAATCTACTGAACCAGCGGAAGCTGGCAGAGAAATTCCTCAACCCCGCCCTGTTATATCCAAGGTTGACGACAAACTGATTAAGGAGCTCCACGGCATCATAGATAATCGAATCAAAGACGCAGAGGCTGCAGAAATGGGAGACAAAGAAAAGCAAGAATTGGTTTCTTTTGAAGACTTCAAGAAGATGGATTTCCGTGTAGGCGAAATTCTCGAGTGCGAGAGAGTTCCCGATACTGATAATCTACTGAAGATCATCGTTGATATCGGAGATGAGAAGAGACAGATGGTAACGGGTCTGGCCCAGCTCTATGAATGTGATGAGCTAATTGGTGAGAAGGCGCTTTTCCTCGTGAATCTTGAACCAAAGAAGCTGGCTGGTGTCAAAAGCGAGGGTATGATACTTGCTGTTGAGCATGCAGAGAAGGAAGGTCACTGGGTACCGCTAACCATCGAAGACGTTCCTCCCGGTAGCAAGGCCGCATAAAACGCCCTCCTTCCACTGGCAAAGGTATAATATGACATGGATACAGTTGGTTCAACATGTTTTTGCCAACTGTAGCCTTCTTCTCCCCCATTGCAGGAGAGTCGCTAGTCAATCGAATTCTGGACCGCCTAGATGGTGTGGATTTCGTAGTCCGCTCAGAGAAGGATCTTGATGCTGTTGGTTCTATAGAGAAGTCTCGAGCAATACTATTCGTGGGTACTGGAGGAACCGAGCAGCTGGTTGCTTCTTTCATGGAAAGAGTTGCTCTCGAATCTACAATTTTATTGGCGCATACTGGAAACAACTCATTGCCCGCTGCTATGGAAGTACGTGCATATTTGGAGCAGCATGGCGTTGATTCTGAAATCCGACAAGTTTCTATGGATGAGCTTGGTGACACGGTGCAAGTGTTCAATCACTATGAAGAAGTATTCAAGGATTTACAGGATAAGAGGATAGGGGTTATTGGAACACCTTCCCCTTGGTTGATTGCTTCCCAAGTTAATCGAAAAGCTGTTGAGCGGAAATGGGGAATCGAGATTGTGGATGTCCCCTTTTCAAAACTGAAGACGGTTGAACCTGTTGGTGAGGATTCTCTTGATACCCTTGAAATCATGCCCAATTCAACGAAGGTCAAGGATTCCGAGTTACGCTCTGCATATGAAATAGCCTATTCGCTTTTGGCTCTCGTGAAGAAGGAGAATCTCGATGCCTTAACACTTGAGTGCTTCCGCTTGGTTGAAACCACCAATGTAACCGGTTGTCTTGGATTGGCGGCTCTTAACAGCCTGGGAATTCCTGCTGGATGTGAAGGAGATATTCCTGCAACGTTCACCATGCTACTTGCGAAGGTTCTAACTGGTGAAACATCGTTCATGGCAAATGTAGTAGAAATCGACAAATCCGAAAATACTCTTACCTTGGCACATTGTACAGTTCCCTTTTCGCTAGTTGAAGATTTTGATTTCGTAACACATTATGAGACTGACAAGAGCGTAGGAATTCGAGGGCAATTTGCGAAGTCTGATGTCACGTTGTTGAAGGTCTCCGGAAGTGATCTCTCCAATTATTGGGTTTCCTCTGGTGTTATCGAGGCTAATTTATCGAAAAAAGAGGCCTGTCGAACGCAGATAAGAATACGTCTCGACAGCCCTGTCGATTATTTTCTTGATCATTCTCTGGCAAACCATCATATACTGATTCTTGGATTACATACCAAGGAAATTCGCGCATTCCTTGAACATATACCGAAGTCCTGATGGATGATGATTTTCTCTGGCTAGCTCAATTTCTTGAGTATTTCATGGACTCGATTCCTAGTTTCATCATTCATGTTTTCATATCTAGTATCTAGATCCAATAGGAAGTCGTGGTCCGACTTATCCAGCTTTTGGAAATCTTCTTCCATGAGAATATGTTGCCTTCCAGCTCTGGGAACAGTGACCCATTGGTTAACGGTGCGTTTGACTCCGCTCTCTGGGTCAAATACGAAACCTGCGGGTGCTGCAGTTGAAGATCCAGTTTCACCTGAGGGGGTTCCGGTAGGCGTTCCACTCCCCTCTGCTGAACTTCTTTGCATTGATTTTGATCCTCTTTTCACGATTTCTTGCTCAATTTTCATTCCGAGTAAACGATATATTGCTCTCTTGATCCGATACCAAATGCTCATTTTTGTTACCTTCCGGTATGATATAGCTAGGTCTACTGAATATGAGTGTTGGGGAACTACATTCAAGGGAATCCTAGAAACCATTCGTCGGCATTTTTGGTTGCATCTCAAACTAACTGAAGAACAAAATAATGAATCTGAATTTTCGTAAATGAAATAAGAATAGATTACTGATATTCTAATGCTTGAGGTATGATTATTCGGACTATTGACTAGTCTGAGACGGTCATAGAAGGATTACGTAATTCAGAACACGAGGGGTAGTCATATGGATGCTGAAGTGATAGTTGTGGGAGCAGGACCTGCAGGAAGCATAGCCGCATATGAGTGTGCCAAACGCGGCCTCAAAACACTGCTTCTGGAAAAACATGAGCTGCCTAGACAGAAACCCTGTGGCGGCGCGGTTATGTATCGAGGGCTGAGAGTGGTTCAAGAAGGGATTCCGTCTGAAATAGTAGAACGAAGAATCCATGGTCTGCGCTTCATTCTGCCTCGAAATGGACCTGCTGAATTCTCATCAGATTCACTTCTTGGCATAACCGTAATGCGCCATCTATTCGATGAGTATCTTGCAAAACGGGCTGAAAAGGCCGGGGTCGAAGTTCTAGAAAAAGCCTGCGTCACAGATGCCCAAACCACCACGGAGAAGGTAATGGTGACTCTGCTTGACGGAAGGAGGTATGAAGGCTGTTATATCATTGGTGCCGATGGTGTGAACAGCCGTATAGGTACATCTCTGGGTTTACGAACCCCTCGGAAAGATCCAACTCGGGTGGGGCTAGGGATGGAGTGCAACTACTATGTTGGAAAACATGGCGTAGAGAAGGCAATGAATGGTAATTCCTCCATTCTCGAAATGATACCTGCAACAGACCGGCTATCCTATGGCTGGGTTTTTCCGAAGAAGGGTCATCTTTGTGTTGGAATAGCTGGTCCAGCATTCTGCATGAAGCCACTTCGAGCCATGTTCGAGGATTTCAAGAAGAAGACTTCTATTCGTCTTGGTGTTGAGCTGAATGATGGCCGCCCTCGGAGCTGCTTCTTAGGTGGAAATGGGTTCCGACAGAACAATGTTGGCCTACGCTGCCTCCTAGTAGGTGATGCGGCCGGATTTGTCGATCCTATGATGGGTGAAGGCATAGCATACGCGATGCAATCCGGACAGATTGCCGCTAAGACTATCGCTGAAGCAATAAAGAAGAACAAATCAAGCCGAGAATTCCTATCAAAGTATCAGGCACTCTGCAACCGGGAATTTGCTGAGAGCTTTGACATGGCTGTAAGAGCCGGTGTTCGAGGAGGACGCTTGGCGGATTCGATACTTCCGCCTGCTACCCGGCTCAATCTGAGCTCTGAAATTCTGACCGGACTTGCAAGGGGCGATATTGATTACTCTGACATTCCTTACTTGCTCATTACGAAATTGCCTCGGGAACTGCCTCATGTACTGAGAGAGTTACTGATTGCAAGAATAAATGGATGAAGCTCACAGTAGTGTGATTCAAGCTGGAATCCAGCTGGTCACCGACTAGCACGACAAATGCAGGGCGGCTACAGCCTTGCCATTTTTGAGTTCGTTGTAGGTTTCACAGGCTTGTTTGGTGTTCTTAGCGATAAGTTTGATACCTCTGTCTTCAATCTCGCTGCGGACATGACTAGGAACAGACATTCTACCATAGCGCCCAGTACCAACAATGAGAATATCGGGATTACTATCGAAAATCGTTGTAAGATCTTCTAGGTGCAGTCTATGTCCCTCCTTGCGCCACCATTCAGCCTCCACCCTGTCTGGATGAATAATAACATCAGAACTGTACCTTTTGCCGTCGATTACTATATTACCGAACTCGTAATCGTCGATATTCATCTTATTACGAAATACCTCACTTATTGGTTAAAGTATTTGGTTATGCAATTCTTCTGTCTTGGAATGTTTTCCCTTGGTAGCCTAGCCTCAAAGATTCGTATCCATTGTGTGCTCAATATCATTGAACAAGTCTTCTTTGTCTTCAATGCCTACTGACAAGCGAACAGTCGACCCTGAGATGTCCATTTTATGTAGAATTTCCTCATCTATGCCATAATGCGATGTGAGAGTCGGCATGCTCACGAGACTCTCCACGCCTCCCAAAGAAGTCGCATTCAGGAATAAATCAAGCCCGTCTACGAAATTTCTGGTTTTTTGATGGTTGGCATTTAGCTCGATTGTCAACATTCCCCCAAAGCCTTCCATCTGTCTTTCTGCAATTTCGTGGCCTGGATGACTCTCAAGACCTGGGTAGAAGACCCGTTTCACACCGTCCATTTGAATTAGTTCCTTGGCAAGGAATAGTGCGTTTTCATTGTGTTTGGGCATTCTGACACCTAGGGTCTTGATACCTCTATTCAGCAAGAATGACGCAAATGGATCAATAGTTCCTCCAAGCAGCTTTGCGGTCTCGCGTATCTGTTCGACAAGTTTGGATTCACCTGAAACTACACCTGCAATGAGATCACTATGTCCGCCCAAATACTTCGTAGCGCTGTGAATAACGATGTCGATACCGAGGGAACTGGGCTGCTGGTTGTATGGAGTTGCGAATGTCCCATCGATGATGCTTATCGTGTTCGAATTTTGTGCGGCCATAGCAACCTGTTCAATATCGACTATCTTGAGTGTCGGATTTGTCGGGGTTTCGAAGTAACAGATATCATACTCGTCTTCTGAATGCTCTAATTCTTCAGTGAAATTTTCGACAGATACGAAATCAACTCTCACGCCCATCTTCGGAAGAATATCTTCGAATAAATGCAGGGTCCCACCATATATGGAATCAATTGCTAGGATTTTGCTCCCTTCGGTTATGAGACTGAAGATTGTAGAAGAAATCGCAGCCATTCCTGAAGATACTAACAGCGATTCCTCACTTCCTTCTATAGCGCTTATCTGTCTCTCTGTATGCTGTGTCGTAGGATTACTCCATCGTGTATAGAGATGCTCGCCAGATTTGCCAGTTACAGAATCCAAGACCTGTTCTTGATTCTCAAAGACAAATGTACTTGTTTGAGCTATTGGAACTACTGCTGGACCTTTCTCTTCTTCTGTCTCTCCATGGATGCATCTTGTTGCTATTTTTCGAGATTTCTTCATGAGAACCCTCTCTCATATTCCTTCTGTCTTATCTGTTACTCAACGGATACTTGCTGCTCAGATTCTTGAATAGTTTTGATGCTATCGGTTCTTGGACTTCCTACTTTCAGAGTTCGTGCTGGGCCTGCTGTTTGTGGCACTGTGCCAAAGTCACAGTCGATAGTCGTGAGCAACCAAACGTCTCTTGATGGTCCATTTTTTCTTTCAAGTTCAGATTTTGTCTTTTTCTCATTTTCTGAATCTATACCGAAATGTTGATCCTCACTGTATTTGCCTATGAGCCATACTAGAAGTCCAAGTACTAGCGCGATATAGGTTGCTTCCAAAACGAACATATCCATCCATTAAATATAGTTAATTAGACCTTTAATCCTTTCTAAACAACATTCTTCTCCAGCTGACGAGAGAGGGTCTTTATCTTTCCAGATCGTTTTGGGTAATAGCCTGCAAGTCAGTATAGCAAGTTTCACAATATTCGGCAGGTTTTAGATCTGTTTGAGAAAGCTTGTTGGAGAAGCGCATGACACAGTGGTTGTCACAGTGACGAAGCCGAAAGATATGCCCCAGTTCATGAAGAATCTCCTTAACTACCCGAAGCTCAAAGACATTGGTATTCCTAGGCTTGCCATAGAATTGCGGTTTGAGGCGTGAAAGGGCCACAACGGCATTCCTCTCTGGTTGTGCTACACCGAAAACGAAATTCAGTTTTGGGGTGAATAAATCTTCATCA
Protein-coding sequences here:
- a CDS encoding GTP cyclohydrolase IV, whose amino-acid sequence is MIYKDERDNMVFDTQNEKPRHRIQLNKVGIKNLKTFLITERSGLRHHIIPTVEMTIDLPADLKGVHMSRFVESMTEVLSDEFSVYKSVEDLQIHILEALQEKHHFSRGEVIFEFEFGYSSKTPVSKKRTWEVCDVTAKTVMEVDKPVWHDIAVKVTGNTVCPHCMANNDGLTHMQRACGTLRVAGVTEEIPTFGSMIDIIENSFSSKTYSLLKLEDEKYVTKQMHDNPLFVEDVCRNILQGAKEAYQDANLEVSAEARSLESIHKHDVIARGKLVINGDGEA
- the metG gene encoding methionine--tRNA ligase yields the protein MSDNQEDRNYPTDEPVLVTCGLPYASGEMHIGHLRTYVPADVFVRLLRKLDVDVTFVCGSDTHGTPVVTTAEKEGVSPKELYQKYHEHYLDTFPKLGIEFDNYGTTDDPENHERTKQIVRALEKKGYIYPKDLDTPYCDKCGRSLPDRFVRGTCPYCGADARGDECDQGCGRYLEPGEILSPRCAICGSPTRTVTRKHFYFKLTEFTDFLKNFLDEVDGTKNARNYAMGWVKEGLKDWCITRDLDWGVEFPDDPSLTLYVWVDAPIHYMSSTEQWAKKKGEPDAWKDFWSPDGGRIVHYIGQDIVYHHCIFWPAMLKGSDYNLPSAIVASGMVKIEGHNFSRSRGYVVWIIDDYLEHDLDPDYLRYYMVSHSSQTKDLDFAWDAFQEKVNSELVNTFGNFIYRALHFSHDNFEEIPEGHIEESVSNAIEATVESVIDATNRYELKQVVDEVLRLASFGNEYFQSNKPWELVREDNKKCARVLYNACCIVKALAVLIEPIMPSVAESIWEQLGLEGEEVHEVDLWESTEPAEAGREIPQPRPVISKVDDKLIKELHGIIDNRIKDAEAAEMGDKEKQELVSFEDFKKMDFRVGEILECERVPDTDNLLKIIVDIGDEKRQMVTGLAQLYECDELIGEKALFLVNLEPKKLAGVKSEGMILAVEHAEKEGHWVPLTIEDVPPGSKAA
- a CDS encoding fucose isomerase, translated to MFLPTVAFFSPIAGESLVNRILDRLDGVDFVVRSEKDLDAVGSIEKSRAILFVGTGGTEQLVASFMERVALESTILLAHTGNNSLPAAMEVRAYLEQHGVDSEIRQVSMDELGDTVQVFNHYEEVFKDLQDKRIGVIGTPSPWLIASQVNRKAVERKWGIEIVDVPFSKLKTVEPVGEDSLDTLEIMPNSTKVKDSELRSAYEIAYSLLALVKKENLDALTLECFRLVETTNVTGCLGLAALNSLGIPAGCEGDIPATFTMLLAKVLTGETSFMANVVEIDKSENTLTLAHCTVPFSLVEDFDFVTHYETDKSVGIRGQFAKSDVTLLKVSGSDLSNYWVSSGVIEANLSKKEACRTQIRIRLDSPVDYFLDHSLANHHILILGLHTKEIRAFLEHIPKS
- a CDS encoding geranylgeranyl reductase family protein; its protein translation is MDAEVIVVGAGPAGSIAAYECAKRGLKTLLLEKHELPRQKPCGGAVMYRGLRVVQEGIPSEIVERRIHGLRFILPRNGPAEFSSDSLLGITVMRHLFDEYLAKRAEKAGVEVLEKACVTDAQTTTEKVMVTLLDGRRYEGCYIIGADGVNSRIGTSLGLRTPRKDPTRVGLGMECNYYVGKHGVEKAMNGNSSILEMIPATDRLSYGWVFPKKGHLCVGIAGPAFCMKPLRAMFEDFKKKTSIRLGVELNDGRPRSCFLGGNGFRQNNVGLRCLLVGDAAGFVDPMMGEGIAYAMQSGQIAAKTIAEAIKKNKSSREFLSKYQALCNREFAESFDMAVRAGVRGGRLADSILPPATRLNLSSEILTGLARGDIDYSDIPYLLITKLPRELPHVLRELLIARING
- a CDS encoding methionine gamma-lyase (catalyzes the formation of methanethiol and 2-ocobutanoate from L-methionine), with product MKKSRKIATRCIHGETEEEKGPAVVPIAQTSTFVFENQEQVLDSVTGKSGEHLYTRWSNPTTQHTERQISAIEGSEESLLVSSGMAAISSTIFSLITEGSKILAIDSIYGGTLHLFEDILPKMGVRVDFVSVENFTEELEHSEDEYDICYFETPTNPTLKIVDIEQVAMAAQNSNTISIIDGTFATPYNQQPSSLGIDIVIHSATKYLGGHSDLIAGVVSGESKLVEQIRETAKLLGGTIDPFASFLLNRGIKTLGVRMPKHNENALFLAKELIQMDGVKRVFYPGLESHPGHEIAERQMEGFGGMLTIELNANHQKTRNFVDGLDLFLNATSLGGVESLVSMPTLTSHYGIDEEILHKMDISGSTVRLSVGIEDKEDLFNDIEHTMDTNL
- a CDS encoding archaemetzincin family Zn-dependent metalloprotease encodes the protein MNPKVLFLTSKSINGDNQVDSAVISLYPFGDIDQDFLERVKTNCYRDLPGSFPQLEVEDGALDIPEQGYVEQRRQYRASAFLTRLEEKSPESIHAIGLVDEDLFTPKLNFVFGVAQPERNAVVALSRLKPQFYGKPRNTNVFELRVVKEILHELGHIFRLRHCDNHCVMRFSNKLSQTDLKPAEYCETCYTDLQAITQNDLER